Proteins from a single region of Pangasianodon hypophthalmus isolate fPanHyp1 chromosome 7, fPanHyp1.pri, whole genome shotgun sequence:
- the trmt12 gene encoding tRNA wybutosine-synthesizing protein 2 homolog isoform X1, translating to MHVCIRHSLLLFDSILSNRSHMDYVTALKVPQRSAQLYRKHLLEKGALDPQYCVQKHLDGTVTLPVFPSALCHLDPLTLQSSVAQDSSCQIVQIQAPQLSKKSKAKPHRQRMIEVVQELVATKGVKWSKELEDDMPNGWQRHGDLLLFGDGCFSQAIWRKFGSELWLAVAQVLGVKRLAQIKQISQDGWRTPVVTMLLGDDSYVTHIDNHIRYEFDVRKCMFSFGNITEKLRISSFDCTGETVVDLYAGIGYFTLPYLVHAGAAHVHACEWNPDAVSALRRNLHINKVAHRCTVHEGDNKQLSLNDLADRVNLGLIPSSEEGWPVACQLLRRNTGGILHIHNNVTTPIQHQNLQPASNSLNEGDGSVNGTVKISRDREVWNNWAENTASHIVKLLRDITRAEWRTSIKHIEHVKSYAPHINHIVLDLECRPIR from the exons ATGCACGTGTGTATCAGACATTCACTTCTGCTCTTTGATAGTATCCTTAGTAACCGCTCACACATGGATTACGTCACAGCTCTGAAGGTGCCACAACGGTCTGCACAGCTTTACAG AAAGCATCTGTTAGAGAAGGGAGCTTTAGACCCGCAGTACTGTGTACAAAAACACTTGGATGGAACGGTGACTCTCCCAGTCTTCCCATCTGCTCTGTGTCACCTGGATCCTCTCACACTGCAGAGCTCTGTGGCTCAGGACAGCTCCTGTCAAATAGTTCAAATACAG GCTCCTCAGCTGTCCAAAAAAAGCAAAGCGAAGCCTCATCGACAGAGAATGATTGAGGTTGTGCAGGAACTGGTGGCTACTAAAGGAGTGAAATGGAGTAAGGAGCTTGAAGATGACATGCCCAATGGATGGCAGCGGCATGGAGATCTGCTTCTGTTTGGTGATGGATGCTTTTCACAAGCAATCTGGAGAAAATTTG GCTCTGAGTTGTGGTTGGCTGTTGCCCAAGTCCTGGGAGTGAAGCGTCtagcacaaataaaacagatttcCCAGGATGGATGGCGAACACCAGTGGTAACAATGCTATTAGGAGACGACAGCTACGTAACTCACATTGATAACCACATCAG GTATGAATTTGATGTCAGGAAGTGCATGTTCTCCTTCGGAAACATCACAGAGAAACTGCGAATATCCTCCTTTGACTGCACTGGAGAGACCGTGGTTGACCTGTATGCAG GAATTGGCTACTTCACCCTGCCGTATCTGGTCCATGCTGGCGCTGCCCATGTGCACGCATGTGAATGGAACCCAGATGCAGTTTCAGCACTGCGAAGAAACCTGCACATTAATAAAGTAGCCCATCGTTGCACTGTGCATGAAGGAGACAACAAACAA CTGTCCCTGAATGACTTGGCCGACCGAGTGAATCTAGGCCTGATACCAAGCTCTGAAGAGGGCTGGCCTGTGGCATGCCAGCTCCTGCGGAGAAACACTGGTGGAATATTGCATATCCACAACAATGTCACCACACCGATCCAGCATCAGAATCTTCAGCCAGCCTCCAATTCACTGAATGAGGGAGATGGATCTGTAAATGGAACTGTAAAAATTTCTAGAGACAGAGAAGTGTGGAACAACTGGGCTGAAAACACAGCGAGTCACATCGTCAAACTTCTGAGAGACATCACCAGAGCAGAGTGGAGAACCAGCATTAAGCATATAGAGCATGTGAAGTCCTATGCACCACACATAAATCACATAGTGTTGGATCTAGAGTGTAGACCAATCAGATAA
- the zbtb3 gene encoding zinc finger and BTB domain-containing protein 3 yields MEFPGHSQQLLASLRSQRLQGFLCDCTVRVGPTRFLAHRAVLASCSPFFHMFYSEHPVGSTSTVNGGPETDTVTINGDIVTPPAFGLLLDFMYEGVLKLAAHPPPEDVLAAASFLHMNDVVRVCKKRLQGRGLAEADSTRAEDGASETGGDGTMFSGSSREGKSNGRRETVEGGGQGAVRVSASNPASSPSITQCPQPSQQSAFHIDTKAETNVGVPNCITHSINLGSPDMADTTQPGMDSLSAVNDSGPGLYSSSPGPARAGMSAAANMESTLSSPCSTTEPVQTGTETQPSASTVMVLVPVEHSRNRDSSQETSVSREISNVFTVAATHPGQTKKPTSIQHNGQSISNEVRHAARGLNEPPRSRSCSPTALSSAGREDGSEETAKVKVEAIVISDEETEDMEEIPVRVRERRRDVDLEERENYEGTNDVEITNAHFIPSHSLMQLSHNHQEPISFPFSPQGPGASSSDTPSFPSTLFTAASQQPDQQTIYFEEYHDSLGNYVEDVPTCATCGKTFSCAYTLRRHAIVHTRERPYECRYCYRSYTQSGDLYRHIRKAHDHDLPMKRSRTESDPPPSPPLPQPPQT; encoded by the coding sequence ATGGAGTTCCCAGGTCATAGTCAGCAGCTCTTGGCCAGTCTGCGCTCTCAGCGTCTCCAGGGATTCCTGTGTGACTGCACAGTCAGAGTTGGTCCCACTCGTTTTCTGGCTCACCGTGCCGTACTGGCCTCCTGCTCACCGTTCTTCCACATGTTCTACTCTGAACACCCAGTAGGCAGCACGTCTACAGTAAACGGAGGACCAGAGACAGACACCGTCACCATTAATGGAGATATAGTGACCCCTCCAGCGTTCGGGTTGCTCCTCGATTTCATGTATGAGGGAGTGCTGAAGTTGGCAGCACACCCGCCTCCGGAAGACGTTCTCGCTGCGGCCAGTTTCTTGCACATGAACGACGTGGTGCGAGTCTGTAAGAAAAGACTACAGGGTCGTGGACTGGCTGAGGCCGACAGCACCAGGGCAGAAGACGGAGCAAGTGAAACTGGGGGAGATGGAACGATGTTTAGTGGGTCGTCTAGGGAAGGAAAGTCAAATGGCCGAAGGGAAACGGTGGAAGGTGGTGGACAAGGAGCTGTCAGGGTTTCAGCATCAAATCCAGCCTCGTCTCCCTCAATAACACAGTGTCCCCAGCCAAGCCAGCAGTCGGCATTTCATATTGACACTAAAGCAGAGACAAATGTGGGAGTACCTAATTGCATCACACATAGCATTAATCTGGGAAGTCCAGACATGGCGGACACTACTCAACCAGGCATGGACTCTCTTTCAGCAGTAAATGATTCTGGACCAGGATTGTACAGTTCTTCTCCTGGACCTGCTAGAGCTGGGATGTCAGCAGCTGCTAATATGGAGTCTACACTTTCAAGTCCTTGCAGCACCACAGAACCAGTTCAGACAGGAACAGAAACTCAGCCCAGTGCATCCACTGTTATGGTTCTGGTTCCTGTGGAACACAGCCGAAATAGAGACTCCAGTCAAGAAACATCCGTATCAAGAGAAATAAGCAATGTGTTTACGGTTGCCGCTACTCATCCTGGTCAAACCAAAAAACCCACGTCGATTCAACACAACGGACAGAGTATAAGCAACGAAGTGAGACACGCTGCCAGAGGTTTAAATGAACCGCCACGGTCACGGTCCTGTTCTCCCACAGCATTGTCTTCAGCAGGTAGAGAAGATGGTAGTGAAGAGACAGCAAAAGTGAAGGTGGAGGCCATTGTAATCTCCGATGAAGAGACAGAAGACATGGAGGAGATACCTGTTAGGGTCAGAGAGCGAAGGAGAGATGTTGATTTAGAAGAAAGGGAGAATTATGAGGGGACTAATGATGTTGAGATCACTAATGCTCACTTCATACCTTCTCACTCATTAATGCAACTCTCACATAATCACCAAGAGCCAAtctctttccctttttcacCACAGGGTCCTGGTGCTTCCTCTTCTGACACGCCCAGCTTCCCCTCTACCCTTTTTACAGCAGCTTCCCAGCAACCAGACCAGCAGACTATCTACTTTGAGGAATATCACGATTCTCTTGGGAATTATGTAGAGGATGTGCCTACATGTGCCACTTGTGGAAAGACATTTTCTTGTGCTTATACACTGAGGAGGCACGCCATAGTGCACACACGGGAGCGTCCTTATGAATGTCGTTACTGTTACCGGAGTTACACGCAGTCTGGGGACTTGTACAGGCACATAAGGAAGGCTCATGATCACGATTTGCCAATGAAGCGTAGCAGAACAGAATCTGACCCTCCCCCATCCCCACCCCTTCCTCAGCCACCTCAGACATAA
- the rnaseh2c gene encoding ribonuclease H2 subunit C isoform X1, with amino-acid sequence MTDRSTSGAAMAVNSCVTVVQLGSVNQAHKSNIHLLPCDIEHDGAAQVAEFFTPTVKDKKHEKTVSFRGRGLKGQEVTHPQGYTGLVLKEVQRPASDQEDRVVKVSSVFPNFTYWNLETPPTSDDRVMMAMAWPKLAETIHAPVED; translated from the exons ATGACGGACAGAAGCACATCTGGCGCCGCT atgGCAGTGAACAGCTGTGTGACTGTGGTGCAGCTCGGCTCTGTGAATCAGGCACATAAGTCCAACATTCACCTGTTACCCTGCGACATCGAGCACGACGGAGCTGCACAAGTGGCCGAGTTTTTCACTCCCACAGTGAAGGACAAAAAGCACG AAAAGACAGTGTCGTTTAGGGGTCGGGGGCTGAAAGGTCAGGAGGTGACGCACCCTCAGGGCTACACGGGACTGGTGCTGAAGGAGGTACAGAGACCCGCATCTGATCAAGAA GACCGAGTTGTTAAGGTTTCTTCAGTTTTTCCTAATTTCACCTATTGGAATTTGGAGACTCCTCCCACATCGGATGATCGAGTCATGATGGCAATGGCCTGGCCAAAATTAGCAGAGACG ATACATGCACCAGTGGAGGACTGA
- the lsm11 gene encoding U7 snRNA-associated Sm-like protein LSm11, translated as MEEREREVISEVSPVCCDQTASLTSCKQQNPGGDDDPATATAVDKKLDISSDQFDPLLALYSAEVPLPYPNARCFNNLAEYESFMRGGRGRAKPENVEKKIRKAKRGETDPERIERLKSLMVKKSACEEGEERRVKRHKAPKNVLTRMQLHEGSPLAELNRCVQQRLRVRVHIRSFKGLRGVCSGFVVAFDKFWNLAMVDVDETYREPLLGEAFYHEKALTVTRLFQKLQVQAASGKAAEAESSEAAEPSAEPHPISTSSTVRIRTSRQAAERLAQSVKNLAVTGTDTSHVSAAGSEQRPKVSKPRVEYGRVRTRHVNQLFIRGENVLLVNIQQE; from the exons atggaggaaagagagagagaagtgatcAGTGAAGTCAGTCCGGTGTGTTGTGATCAAACGGCGAGTTTAACCTCCTGTAAGCAGCAGAACCCAGGCGGAGACGATGAtcctgctactgctactgctgtgGACAAGAAACTGGACATTAGTTCCGATCAGTTTGACCCGCTGCTTGCCTTGTATTCTGCAGAGGTTCCTCTGCCTTATCCCAACGCCAGGTGCTTCAACAACCTCGCCGAGTATGAGAGCTTCATGAGAGGCGGCCGTGGAAGGGCGAAGCCTGAGAATGTGGAGAAAAAGATCCGCAAAGCCAAAAGAGGAGAAACGGATCCAGAGAGAATAGAGAGGCTGAAAAGCCTGATGGTGAAAAAGAGCGCGTGtgaagaaggagaggagagaagagtgAAGAGACACAAAGCTCCAAAAAATGTTCTCACGAGGATGCAGT tgcacgaGGGCAGTCCTTTAGCAGAGCTGAATCGCTGTGTTCAGCAGCGCCTCCGAGTCCGAGTGCACATTCGCTCGTTTAAGGGTCTGCGTGGAGTGTGCAGCGGCTTCGTGGTGGCTTTCGACAAATTCTGGAACCTG GCGATGGTGGACGTGGACGAAACCTACAGGGAGCCTTTACTCGGAGAGGCATTCTACCACGAAAAagcactgactgttacaagg CTGTTTCAGAAGTTGCAAGTTCAGGCTGCATCTGGGAAAGCAGCGGAGGCTGAGAGTTCAGAAGCAGCCGAGCCGAGTGCAGAACCACACCCTATCAGCACGAGCAGCACCGTGAGGATCCGAACATCCAGACAAGCAGCGGAGAGACTGGCACAGTCTGTGAAAAACCTGGCAGTGACCGGCACAGACACGTCTCATGTATCTGCTGCTGGTTCAGAGCAGAGACCGAAGGTGTCTAAGCCAAGAGTGGAGTACGGACGAGTGCGTACTCGTCACGTCAATCAGCTCTTTATCCGGGGAGAAAACGTTCTCCTTGTGAATATTCAGCAAGAATAG
- the trmt12 gene encoding tRNA wybutosine-synthesizing protein 2 homolog isoform X2, whose translation MDYVTALKVPQRSAQLYRKHLLEKGALDPQYCVQKHLDGTVTLPVFPSALCHLDPLTLQSSVAQDSSCQIVQIQAPQLSKKSKAKPHRQRMIEVVQELVATKGVKWSKELEDDMPNGWQRHGDLLLFGDGCFSQAIWRKFGSELWLAVAQVLGVKRLAQIKQISQDGWRTPVVTMLLGDDSYVTHIDNHIRYEFDVRKCMFSFGNITEKLRISSFDCTGETVVDLYAGIGYFTLPYLVHAGAAHVHACEWNPDAVSALRRNLHINKVAHRCTVHEGDNKQLSLNDLADRVNLGLIPSSEEGWPVACQLLRRNTGGILHIHNNVTTPIQHQNLQPASNSLNEGDGSVNGTVKISRDREVWNNWAENTASHIVKLLRDITRAEWRTSIKHIEHVKSYAPHINHIVLDLECRPIR comes from the exons ATGGATTACGTCACAGCTCTGAAGGTGCCACAACGGTCTGCACAGCTTTACAG AAAGCATCTGTTAGAGAAGGGAGCTTTAGACCCGCAGTACTGTGTACAAAAACACTTGGATGGAACGGTGACTCTCCCAGTCTTCCCATCTGCTCTGTGTCACCTGGATCCTCTCACACTGCAGAGCTCTGTGGCTCAGGACAGCTCCTGTCAAATAGTTCAAATACAG GCTCCTCAGCTGTCCAAAAAAAGCAAAGCGAAGCCTCATCGACAGAGAATGATTGAGGTTGTGCAGGAACTGGTGGCTACTAAAGGAGTGAAATGGAGTAAGGAGCTTGAAGATGACATGCCCAATGGATGGCAGCGGCATGGAGATCTGCTTCTGTTTGGTGATGGATGCTTTTCACAAGCAATCTGGAGAAAATTTG GCTCTGAGTTGTGGTTGGCTGTTGCCCAAGTCCTGGGAGTGAAGCGTCtagcacaaataaaacagatttcCCAGGATGGATGGCGAACACCAGTGGTAACAATGCTATTAGGAGACGACAGCTACGTAACTCACATTGATAACCACATCAG GTATGAATTTGATGTCAGGAAGTGCATGTTCTCCTTCGGAAACATCACAGAGAAACTGCGAATATCCTCCTTTGACTGCACTGGAGAGACCGTGGTTGACCTGTATGCAG GAATTGGCTACTTCACCCTGCCGTATCTGGTCCATGCTGGCGCTGCCCATGTGCACGCATGTGAATGGAACCCAGATGCAGTTTCAGCACTGCGAAGAAACCTGCACATTAATAAAGTAGCCCATCGTTGCACTGTGCATGAAGGAGACAACAAACAA CTGTCCCTGAATGACTTGGCCGACCGAGTGAATCTAGGCCTGATACCAAGCTCTGAAGAGGGCTGGCCTGTGGCATGCCAGCTCCTGCGGAGAAACACTGGTGGAATATTGCATATCCACAACAATGTCACCACACCGATCCAGCATCAGAATCTTCAGCCAGCCTCCAATTCACTGAATGAGGGAGATGGATCTGTAAATGGAACTGTAAAAATTTCTAGAGACAGAGAAGTGTGGAACAACTGGGCTGAAAACACAGCGAGTCACATCGTCAAACTTCTGAGAGACATCACCAGAGCAGAGTGGAGAACCAGCATTAAGCATATAGAGCATGTGAAGTCCTATGCACCACACATAAATCACATAGTGTTGGATCTAGAGTGTAGACCAATCAGATAA
- the rnaseh2c gene encoding ribonuclease H2 subunit C isoform X2, protein MAVNSCVTVVQLGSVNQAHKSNIHLLPCDIEHDGAAQVAEFFTPTVKDKKHEKTVSFRGRGLKGQEVTHPQGYTGLVLKEVQRPASDQEDRVVKVSSVFPNFTYWNLETPPTSDDRVMMAMAWPKLAETIHAPVED, encoded by the exons atgGCAGTGAACAGCTGTGTGACTGTGGTGCAGCTCGGCTCTGTGAATCAGGCACATAAGTCCAACATTCACCTGTTACCCTGCGACATCGAGCACGACGGAGCTGCACAAGTGGCCGAGTTTTTCACTCCCACAGTGAAGGACAAAAAGCACG AAAAGACAGTGTCGTTTAGGGGTCGGGGGCTGAAAGGTCAGGAGGTGACGCACCCTCAGGGCTACACGGGACTGGTGCTGAAGGAGGTACAGAGACCCGCATCTGATCAAGAA GACCGAGTTGTTAAGGTTTCTTCAGTTTTTCCTAATTTCACCTATTGGAATTTGGAGACTCCTCCCACATCGGATGATCGAGTCATGATGGCAATGGCCTGGCCAAAATTAGCAGAGACG ATACATGCACCAGTGGAGGACTGA
- the sytl4 gene encoding synaptotagmin-like protein 4, with product MVQAMDTINVSFLTDSERELILSVLHRDEELRQLEEQRVKRLKAELLDIRRKGAKRSNGNYSEHSCGRCQEPLGRLAANSNQCPVCKHQVCRNCRTVQAKGFWLCSVCAKEADLKKCTGDWFYDQRVNRFSTAPGHDIVRASLRKRPQTKKRETTGEVLLNSPELNSSQTLPVPRPRLKDLALGKKSPSSEHLQQSDTNLADNASLSSSRADTDSFSGTPSTQRKEVVNSLSGTVSTASSVSPPPKTHSPSGSSTGTETSSLVHQINICPESLNDVDGLFKKSVRRVHKISDFKPASVMDVRFEGTENTAASMGDRSKSVPGLNIDEEEEEEDIDNLVSIHRRTVGDSTTNLRGSSSTLGSMMSVYSEAGDYDIVDVSGDIVFSLHYDENMQKLSVLIKECRGLAYADTAKKKCNPYVKSYLLPDKSRQSKKKTAIKRNTINPSYNETLKYSISRSQLMSRTLQLSVWHYDRFGHNAFLGEVEIPLDCHDIDSNQEECVTLRGKTGNSSTLSPFSQYKGELVISLKYVTEAKAAGEKPRGKKAKVDAGGELHVLIKEAKNLCAMKAGGTSDSFVKGYLLPSTSKSTKKKTQVVKKTVNPHYDHTFVYKDVCLEQLKGMCLELTVWDREAMSSNDFLGGVRLSSGAVRLKEGKREWVADSTGEEVSLWQKMMQFPDSWAEGSLPLRSSMGK from the exons ATGGTGCAAGCCATGGATACCATCAACGTGTCCTTCTTGACTGATTCAGAGAGGGAGCTGATCTTATCAGTGCTGCATCGAGATGAAGAGCTGAGACAGTTAGAGGAACAGCGTGTGAA GAGACTGAAAGCAGAGTTGTTGGACATCAGGAGGAAGGGAGCAAAGCGCAGCAATGGCAACTACAGTGAGCACAGCTGTGGACGCTGTCAGGAGCCCCTGGGTCGTCTAGCTGCCAACTCCAACCAGTGCCCAGTGTGCAAACACCAAGTGTGCCGAAACTGTCGCACTGTCCAAGCCAAAGGGTTCTggctgtgcagtgtgtgtgctaaaGAGGC GGACCTAAAGAAGTGTACAGGCGACTGGTTCTATGATCAGAGGGTTAACCGTTTTTCCACAGCTCCTGGACATGACATAGTGCGAGCCTCACTCAGGAAGCGGCCTCAGA CAAAGAAGCGTGAAACTACCGGGGAGGTGCTGTTGAACAGTCCAGAGTTGAACTCCAGCCAGACTTTACCAGTACCACGGCCCAGACTGAAGGATCTtgctctgggaaaaaaaag CCCATCCAGTGAGCATCTGCAGCAGAGCGACACAAACTTGGCAGACAATGCCAGCCTCAGCAGTAGCCGTGCTGACACCGACTCTTTCTCCGGTACTCCATCGACACAGAG GAAAGAGGTCGTGAACAGTTTGAGTGGAACAGTTTCCACTGCATCAAGTGTGTCCCCTCCTCCTAAAACCCACAGTCCTTCTGGATCCTCTACAGGCACAGAGACT TCATCTTTAGTTCATCAAATTAATATATGCCCAGAGTCCCTGAATGATGTGGATGGCCTTTTCAAGAAGAGTGTTAGAAGAGTGCACAAAATATCAG ATTTTAAGCCAGCCTCTGTAATGGACGTTCGCTTTGAAGGGACTGAGAACACCGCAGCCTCCATGGGAGACAGAAGCAAGTCAGTTCCAGGTCTAAACATA gatgaagaggaggaggaagaggatatTGATAATTTGGTCAGCATTCACAGAAGGACTGTGGGGGACAGCACCACCAATCTGCGTGGCTCCAGT AGCACTCTGGGCAGCATGATGAGTGTGTACAGTGAGGCAGGGGATTACGACATTGTGGACGTCAGTGGGGACATTGTCTTCTCCCTCCACTATGatgagaacatgcaaaaactCTCTGTTCTCATCAAAGAGTGCAGAGGGCTGGCTTACGCTGACACTGCCAAGAAGAAGTGCAACCC ATATGTCAAAAGTTACCTCCTCCCAGACAAATCTCGTCAGAGCAAGAAGAAAACGGCTATCAAGCGTAACACCATCAACCCCAGCTACAATGAGACATTAAAG TACTCTATCAGTCGCTCCCAGCTGATGTCTCGTACCCTCCAGCTCTCAGTGTGGCATTATGACCGTTTTGGGCACAATGCTTTCCTCGGGGAGGTGGAGATACCACTGGACTGCCATGATATTGACTCAAACCAAGAGGAGTGTGTGACGCTCAGAGGAAAG ACGGGCAACTCTTCGACACTGTCACCTTTTTCCCAGTACAAAGGAGAACTGGTGATTTCTCTAAAGTATGTCACAGAGGCAAAGGCAGCTGGAGAAAAGCCCAGAG GCAAAAAGGCCAAAGTTGATGCTGGTGGAGAGCTGCACGTTTTAATAAAGGAGGCTAAGAATCTTTGTGCGATGAAAGCAGGGGGCACGTCCGATTCCTTCGTGAAAGG ATACCTGCTGCCGTCTACAAGCAAGTCGACAAAGAAGAAGACGCAGGTGGTGAAGAAGACGGTGAACCCACACTACGACCACACATTTGTATACAAAGATGTGTGTCTGGAGCAGCTAAAGGGCATGTGTCTAGAGCTCACAGTCTGGGACCGAGAAGCCATGTCCAGCAACGATTTTCTGGGAGGAGTGCGTTTGAGCTCAGGGGCAG TGCGACTGAAGGAGGGGAAGCGGGAGTGGGTTGCTGACTCAACAGGAGAGGAAGTGTCTTTGTGGCAGAAGATGATGCAGTTCCCAGATTCCTGGGCAGAGGGCAGTCTCCCCCTGCGTTCGTCCATGGGCAAGTGA